The nucleotide sequence TCATCTCCGGGTAGGAGTTCAGGAAGGACTTTTTGCCCATGGAGGGCAGCAGGCGCTCTTTCTTGATCAGCGGCAGGGAGAAGCGCGGCTGCATGGAGGAGGTCTGCTCCTTGATCTTGAAGCCGCAGGTCTGGAAGGCGTAGCCGGACTTCATGAAGAAGTCCATCAGGCGGCGGTGGCGCAGCAGGAAGAAGAATGCCTTCTTGAACCAGGCGATGCCGAACTTGTCCGCGATGTCGGCGCGTACCTGCTCGATGACCATGTCGGTGGGCAGGGACTTGGGGCAGACGTCGGTACAGTTGGTACAGAGGAAGCAGCTCTCGAAGATATCCTTGGCCGTCTTGTCCAGCTCCAGCTGGCCGCGCTCGTAGGCACCGAGCAGGTCGATGAAACCGCGGGGGCTCGTGACCTCGTCCGCGTTGACGTTGTGGATCGTACAGACGGGAATACACTTCCCGCACTTGATACATGCATCCGACGTGGCCGTAAAATTGAAAATCTCTTCCGAATACCGTTTAGTCATGGCGCAATTTTAGCGAATGTTTTTCAATTCGTTTATATTTTTGATCATTAATACGAATCAGACAGTTTTCGAAAATGTCTTCTTGCTGCCGGCGTGTTTTTTCATGTAGGCGTCAAAGGCCATCGCGATGTTGCGGATCAGCAGCGTGCCTGTCGGGGAGCACTCGATCTTCTCCGGGGCGATCTCCAGCAGCTCCTCGTGGACCATCGGCTGCAGCTCTTCCAGTGCATCGGCGAAATACTCGTCGAACTTCACGCCGAACTTCGCTTCGAAGCGGGTGATGTCGAGCTTGAAGTTGCTCATCAGCTCCATGATGACGTGCTGGCGGATCAGGTCATCGGCACTGTGGGTAACCCCGCGCTCAAATGGCAATTGGCCCGCATCGATCGCCGCTTCGTAAGCGGCCATCTCCTTGAAGTTCTGCGCGTAGTAGTCGACGCCCTCGCCGATGGAGGTAAGGCCGACGCCGACGAGGTCCGCCCCGCCCTTGGTCGTATAGCCCTGGAAGTTGCGGTGCAGCTCCCCCTTCTCAATCGCCTTGAAGAGCTCATCCTCGGGTTTTGCGAAGTGGTCCATCCCGATCATACGGTAGCCGTTGTTTTCCATAAAATCGATCGTCTGCTGCATAATGGAGAGCTTCGCTTCCGGCTTGGGCAGGGTCGTCTCGTCGATCTTGCGCATCGTCTTTTTGAGCCACGGCACATGCGCGTAGTTGAAAACGGCGAAACGGTCGGGGTTCAGCGTCACGGCGAGCTTCAGCGTCTC is from Sulfurimonas sp. HSL-1656 and encodes:
- the hemN gene encoding oxygen-independent coproporphyrinogen III oxidase, which translates into the protein MLDFAKFTKYSRPGPRYTSYPTALEFSTDFAYDTYLEKLKGQDKNRPLSLYFHLPFCRNACYFCGCNVVFTSKEDKKIRYIDYLKREMDILAQHLDTSREVIQLHFGGGTPTFFSAAQLDEIITAIKAHFPNFAADAEVSCEIDPRHIDEAQMKVMSDAGFNRVSFGIQDFNEKVQEAVHRVQPYDITKNAMDLARKYNMVSVNVDLIYGLPHQTLATFMETLKLAVTLNPDRFAVFNYAHVPWLKKTMRKIDETTLPKPEAKLSIMQQTIDFMENNGYRMIGMDHFAKPEDELFKAIEKGELHRNFQGYTTKGGADLVGVGLTSIGEGVDYYAQNFKEMAAYEAAIDAGQLPFERGVTHSADDLIRQHVIMELMSNFKLDITRFEAKFGVKFDEYFADALEELQPMVHEELLEIAPEKIECSPTGTLLIRNIAMAFDAYMKKHAGSKKTFSKTV